The following DNA comes from Henckelia pumila isolate YLH828 unplaced genomic scaffold, ASM3356847v2 CTG_461:::fragment_3, whole genome shotgun sequence.
TGGTTTTATCGAAATTTGCTTCTGTGAAAAAAGAATGTTTTGAAAAGCGCAGTGTGGAGTCTGTTATTCCCCATAAATCAGTGAAATCTGAACTGGTTCAGGAGGTTAAGAAGGACAGCTGCGAGTCCAAAGATTCTATACTATCTCAATCTGTTGCAAAAAATGTAAAGGTTATGCAGCATCAAGATAGCTCGGCATCTTCTTCCGCTTTATCAATTCCTTTGACACCTCAGAATTCATGTCCTTCAAGTAGTTTAACTTGTTTAGAGCTGCCTGTCGTTGGAGGTATATTAAATCAGTTTGAACACTCTTTACCGTCGAAAGAAGAAGTACTCGGCCGCAGGCATATACCAGATGAACATATTGATGGTCTGGTTTCTAAATATGTGAGCCAGCATGACAAACACTTAAAGTTGTACAAGACAGAGGAGTCAAGTGCTATTGATGCTGGTAAATGCCGGTTGGCTTCGGTTATCGAAAATTCTGATGAGTTGTGTGGAAATAATGAGCTAGTTGCAGACAATGAGGAAAAGATGAAAGTATCAACTAAATTTCCTGAAGAAATTACTTTTGAATCTGATTGTAAATCTTTTGGAAGCCATATTACCTGCATGGATATAGAAGAGAAGATACATGACAAGGAAGATGATGATTATGAGGATGGTGAGGTTCGGGAACCACTAAAAGATTCAGTTGGAGAAGATGCAAGGGTTGTTGAACCGAACTCAGAAAAAGAAGTACTTGTTGAATGTGATTCCAAGAATAATGATCAAAACACTAACACGCCTGTTTCTGATATAAAAGCCACCGCAACAGAAAATAATGATGAAACTATCTGTAATAAAATTAAAGAGGGTGCCATTTGTTTTGATGTGCTTAAAAGTGCGGATAAAATCTTGCAGAACCCACTATCAGACAATTTGAAGGAAGTTGATTCTTTTGGAAAGAAATTGGTCTGTGTTGTCACTCCGGAAAAGCCGCTTGATCTTCTGGGAGAAGATGTTAACAAAAGTAGTGAAAAAGAAATGTCCACAGCGACTAATGAAAGTCACTCAATGGGTGCTACAATTGATGGTGATGCTATTGATAAAGTTGTTGATATCTGTCCAGTAAATCATTCAGCTTCGTCAGAGGTGAAAGTATCTGCAGATGGCAACAAAGTTGTTCAAGATTCCGGTAGTGTGGCCAATAAAAGCCGGATCATAACTTTACCTCGTGCTTCTATTGTCAGCACTCCGTGTAAAACAAGATCGTTGTCGAGCAGGTTGTTAACACCACAAACTGGAAAAGAAAAATATTCTAATCTTGACGGGGATGCACGCCCACGATGGAATAGGTGATCATCTGTGACACTGCTGATTGACGTTCTTCTCAACTTGTATATTACTTTATTTTCTACAcgaaatatttataataattctGCTCCTGTTTTTCAATTTTCAGAGATGAACTTTATATTGATGATCCCAGCAAATGTGTGAAAGATAGGGCGCATGGGCAGTCATTTAGGAATTCAAGACACAGTTTCACGCTTGGAAAAGGGAGGGTGTTTGGTAGGTTTGGCCGCTTACATAATGAGTGGGACTCTGACCGTGATTACGAAGCAGAAACTTATAATGGTCGAGCTGATTACCGGGTCTTCAGGCATAAACAATCTTCTTCCATTGCAGGCGAACTTGAATTTAATGACTATGGTATCACACCTGATGGCACCTCGTGTAGTGGTAGGGAAAAGACAATAAATGATGAGTTGCCTTCATTACGCCGTCCATCCTTACGGAGGCTATCTCCTGGAGATATAGATGGCCAGATGACGAGGAACACTCAAATTCCTCGTAGATTTCCTAGAAACATCAGCCCAAGTAGATACGCTGTTGAAAATGGTTCAGACTTTATGGGACGTCGGCACGATGAAAAGTTTATGCGGCATTTGTCTGATGATATCAGAGATCCCGTTTTCCCTCGTCAACAAACTAGGTATGATGAACTTGATGGTCAGCTTCGAAGGAATAGGAATTTTTCTGCGGTGCATAGGAAAGGTTATCCTCGAATTTATTCAAAATCTCCAGTTAGATCCCGTACTCGCTCACCAGGGCCTTGGTCATCTCCTCGTCAAAGGTCACCCAATGGGCATCCCGACTCAACACAGCAAAGATCTCCTCCTCTATTTAGAATGGGAAGGATGAGATCTCCTGAACATGCTTCTTGTCATGATGAGATGGGTCCCAGAAGACGTGCATCTCCTTCATACATTTCCCAGCATATGAATGACTTgaaagaatttgattttgagcGGGAGCATGTCCATCCAAGGCCTGTTAATTCAAATAGGAGAAGCCCCACTCGGCGGTTGTTTCCCCGTAGTACGGTGAGATCTGATGTGTTGGATTCTCGAGAGAGGACAGAGGGTGATGAGTACTCCAATAGGCCAGGGCATTCTGATAGATTTCAAGAGCTTTGTAATGATGGAAACATGGATGAGAGAAGAAACTTAAGTGAGAGACGGGGTTTTGTTCGCCCATTTCGATCTAATTATGACACTGATAATGGAAACTACCATTTACATCTGAATAATCGACCCAAGCCTTACAGATTCTATCAGGACGCAGATACAGAGTTTGTTGAGAGAAGTAACATGAGAGAAAGGGAGTTTGATGGGCGCATAAAGCATCCACCTCTTAGTGTGTCAAGGCGAATGAGGGATATAGAAGAGCAGCAAGATGGAAGTCACAGGCCTGGTGGACGGGGCTGGCATGATGATGGGTTCTCTGATGTCTCTGGAGTGAAAAGAAGAAGATTTTGACTTGCTGCTGAAAAACTTTGCAGCGGACCACAACTTTGGCCGGAAATGGGCTACTTTCTTCCGGTCACGTGGCACCAAATTTTCAGCAAACATCCAGCTATATATCTCAGTTTTTGAGATTAAGTGAATTGGTAATACCACAATTATTTTACATTTCTTGTTTGAGAGTACTGGATGCTCTCATCATAGAATTGTGGTATAATCTTTTAAATATTGTTCCTGATTAAAGACGGACGTGGTATTTGAATTGAAACTTGGCTCTTCATCTTGCACCGGTTGTTCCCAAAGGAAATATTGGATTGGCCAGCTCATTGGACTCAAGACTAGCCATGGATGCAACATTAGGAGTTTAACTTGTCAATATTGGTCGTTGTGAATAACTTTTTAGGAATTCCCTGACGGTCCTTAAATGACTTGTTTCACATTTCATCTTCAGTGACGAGTGAGATGGAGTTTTTATCCAAGATTTCTTCAAAGTTGCTCTTAACTTGATTCTGTATACATTTTTACCATGTGAAGGTGGAGAATTCCATCCATAAAGATCTCTTCCTGGCAAGATACTTGTGCTACGATGATTGGCACCAGCTGTTTAGCTTTTCACTCGGTTGAATGCATGCAATTATTTCAATGATTCAGTCGTCCTTTTTCTGGAAATGATTACATAGTCGGAGGACAGTCTCTTTAAAGGACCGTTATATTAAAAGCTGCTCTGgtattttatttgtgaattgTATTCTGTCCAGTGTTTTTGCCTGACGACTACTCTGACGGTGATCATGATTGTCCTAGTTTTCTTCCGTTGAATGTTGAGCTTTAGTGAACTACACCATGTCATTACATAACCTCCTCATCCAACCATACCTTTCAGGTGAGCCAAAACACTTGCTGATTTGGTCATTCGTGCATTTAAGTGTCTTGTTTTCAGCCCTCATGGTAGATGATCTCTTCATTGTTGAAGCTTGGAGCTCACATGATGCGATACCATAGACTTGAACTCAAGTTGTGAATTTAAGTTCGAACTCACATGACTGCCCATTCTTTTCACCTTTTTTACTGTGACATGGAAGTGTTTAAATGGAAGTTAAAACTACTTTTCTGGCAGCGACGACTTATCAATCACGCTACTGCTGCTGTTTTGATAATCCTCAGTCAGGAAGATAGTTGGAAATGTTGAAAATATGAATGCCTGGGATTAAGATGAAAGTTATTTGTTCAGAAGAAATTTTGTGCAATAGGAGTCTTAAGTTAATAGGTTCTAAACTTTGAGATTAGTAGCTGTGGCTACCCCTGAAACCAAATACTTTTGTTTAAACCGACAGGAACAGTTATATTTTTTGTCAACCTGTGTTGTGGGCTGAAATTTGAAGAATATTAAGAGGTATCCTGGATGGTGACCTTTTTTTGATATAGATAGAAACAGAGATGTAAAGGTCCCTTGGTAAAGAACTAGGGTTGTTTCCCTACCTTTGCAATAGGATATTATCAGGGGAAGTGCAGCTCTTTTGCACCAATGGATCCTCTTAGTCTTAGATAAGGAAGTGACTGGACTCTGTCTGCAATCTGAGAGAATAAAAGGGAGATACAAATTCATTGTCCTGAATCATGGATATGATTCATGAAAAAGCCAAATGAATGATCTCTTCCGGATATTATCGTACTGGACGACTCCTGGGTTGGAATTCGATTCAAATAATGGGGAGCCCCGTTATCTACTAAAAATGGTCCCAAAACCTAAAAGTTGGACGATATATGCGCCTTTTagtgtttgaattgaattgataGCTGCCGTCTTCTGGAGAAGACATTCTTGCTTGCCTGTGAAATCTGGGCTCGGTCGCTACCCGGGCACTAACCTGTCTCAACTTATCCAATCTTTTACCAGGATGGTTATGAGTTATTGTTATTGTCCGACTGCCATATTTCTCACCAATCTCCATGAATTGTCAACCGAAAGTAAAATAAGAAAAACAAATCGATTTTTGATTATACGGTACGACACGAATAATTAACGAATAGCAATTAAAACATGAGTGGGTTTTGCGAGCGTTTGGAAGTGTAGCAAGCCAAGATTGGTACATAATGGAAACTAAAACATGCATGGATTTGGTTTGTTATTCAAGTGTGGTGAGTCTGGTGACTGGTGAAGTCGAGATTGGTACATAGTGGAAACAGGTACATTTCTACCGATCAGGCTTGTTATGTACGTTTTACTTGATGGTTTGGCAAAATCACATGGAAAGATTTGTTTCCTTCAAAATCATAGGCGGGATGCCTAAAAACTTGCATGCATGGGTTTGTGTTAATGTTGTATGAGTCAAACATATGGTTTACACTTTACACAAATAACATGCGCTGGAATCAATCTCTCGAGTTGACGGTTGCTTTCACCTCAAAGGAAATTATGGAAGATAGTATTTGGAAGTTGGTTATTGTTCTAGGAAAAAGCGAACAAACTCGGATCTGTGTAAAATAAACAAGTGGTTTGATTTAAGTTTGGTgctttatcatatatatatatatatatagagtaattttcagctgcccaaccattccTGCCCATCTCGTCCCCGACCATTAAAatccactaccgggttttagttgttttttttaaaaaaaatttgtatcactaaaacccactatgGTCGGGGAtgagttgggcatcattggtTGAGCagctgaaaatatatatatatatatatatgatctaTGTAAACCAACTCGATAAAACCTGATAATTTTTAGGTTCTATTTTGAACaggtattttaaaaatattcagtGTTTTGTAAGCCGAATAAATTTAAAGTATGTGTTTgagcaaaatttttataaaaaaattttaaatttttttaaaaaaaggtatTTTCGAGGATAGTTTTTTAAGAACTTtgagttgttttttttaaaaaaatatttttagaattaagaacaatgattaaaaacattaatttttaACTCTAAATGTTTAAacacatttatttttaaaatgtttttatacaaatgtaaaagtatttttttcaaACGAAAC
Coding sequences within:
- the LOC140871684 gene encoding uncharacterized protein, whose product is MPISGNEEPGVLSPQLEQQQQFSNFSGAIPIKKRRFPVVRSPSPSPEENTCCSEENVSKDKNDYNSPDGRLSIGTSKDIGHPYKVEEKKSFELILKKEQVTDTGVELVQDKVDTNSMKLQEANTGFGLGSLDVLKNEQNMPQNEKSAEPDLSGSRVCPEILNVKLELVGGKIDGPDQLSTCLNNVGLFLGANKPSISALKQKISERIGQTPGKSDMSSLSLASNREMLVSHDRNNSTISNVSSLACVNRSNWDLNTTMDVWEGSVANQAYVRKAPGIDDGFRNSEVGHGVKASFSTSLVVGANFNKGNQVFDEHSPNSSSTSVHHSQLYKPEDILSLSLSMPCRELDLCGEHSSLSENMGSESVDSRVNTGRSQPNMNLTFTNVGNVKSEPVDENLKLDCSTGNSSNMVLSKFASVKKECFEKRSVESVIPHKSVKSELVQEVKKDSCESKDSILSQSVAKNVKVMQHQDSSASSSALSIPLTPQNSCPSSSLTCLELPVVGGILNQFEHSLPSKEEVLGRRHIPDEHIDGLVSKYVSQHDKHLKLYKTEESSAIDAGKCRLASVIENSDELCGNNELVADNEEKMKVSTKFPEEITFESDCKSFGSHITCMDIEEKIHDKEDDDYEDGEVREPLKDSVGEDARVVEPNSEKEVLVECDSKNNDQNTNTPVSDIKATATENNDETICNKIKEGAICFDVLKSADKILQNPLSDNLKEVDSFGKKLVCVVTPEKPLDLLGEDVNKSSEKEMSTATNESHSMGATIDGDAIDKVVDICPVNHSASSEVKVSADGNKVVQDSGSVANKSRIITLPRASIVSTPCKTRSLSSRLLTPQTGKEKYSNLDGDARPRWNRDELYIDDPSKCVKDRAHGQSFRNSRHSFTLGKGRVFGRFGRLHNEWDSDRDYEAETYNGRADYRVFRHKQSSSIAGELEFNDYGITPDGTSCSGREKTINDELPSLRRPSLRRLSPGDIDGQMTRNTQIPRRFPRNISPSRYAVENGSDFMGRRHDEKFMRHLSDDIRDPVFPRQQTRYDELDGQLRRNRNFSAVHRKGYPRIYSKSPVRSRTRSPGPWSSPRQRSPNGHPDSTQQRSPPLFRMGRMRSPEHASCHDEMGPRRRASPSYISQHMNDLKEFDFEREHVHPRPVNSNRRSPTRRLFPRSTVRSDVLDSRERTEGDEYSNRPGHSDRFQELCNDGNMDERRNLSERRGFVRPFRSNYDTDNGNYHLHLNNRPKPYRFYQDADTEFVERSNMREREFDGRIKHPPLSVSRRMRDIEEQQDGSHRPGGRGWHDDGFSDVSGVKRRRF